DNA from Vespa velutina chromosome 23, iVesVel2.1, whole genome shotgun sequence:
ttcaaattttatcgaaaaaattattaattctatatcGATTAAACCTGATTCGATGTTTTTCAGAACCATTCGTTTCGCTTTACGATTTGATTTTCTCTTGCATGACCTCCGCGAAAAggtgaaaaattgaaatctcgttcgtttctttcgaaGCCGTTTTCTAGCAATGCGGTTTACCAAGAGCAACAAGAAGATAACATTCTTGTGAggatattatttgatattatttgacAGATACGATTTAGTTTGTGCTGGATGCTTCCGTTTGAAGCATAGCCAGTGACATTGGTAACTCGATTGTCTTACTGGTGCTTTGGAGATTTCTCTAAAACTGCCCATAAAGGTATTAATGAATTAGAAAAGtgaaatgtaaaagaagaaattcaaataaaaagtatcGGGAAAGCAATATTCTATTGGTAGTGATAGTGTCGGGATAGTTCGTTCGAAATCTTTAACTAATCTCGTGCGTGGTCCTTTGTTCTGGTGATCGTGTGGAACCATGAGTATTGCATTGATATTTGAAGAGTAAATGACCGGCTCGACTCATTATCGAAGACTAAGCATTTTACTAATAATGTCTAAGCTCGGACAAAGGTAGCAATGTGTTTTTATCTGCTTATTTTTTTAGGGATCATCCAAGGAATTCCCAGGAATAGATATACCTAATAGGGATATGTTGTCCTTAAGATGAAGTACTATACATACATGAGGTTGCCCACGTGCGTCAATATACTCTTAGGAAAAAATACTGTAAATATCTGAGGTTACGCATGTGCGCGTCAACAATGGAgatagattaatataaatattctcaaCTCGAAgtttaattattctatttagaaacaacaataattaataacaattattagtTATGGTCTAcgtattttactttataatggtgtatatttatttttgttattgaaaaatttttatttttgttcatattgtacttataataattaatttgaaaattttggattatacttttataatttcgtAATCCCGCTGAGAAAACAATCTGGTGGCCTCACCTTGGTGCCATGCGAAAAATATCGGGTAAGTGCCGATGGGTCCACCTTGGTGACATTCGGAAATTATTGCTCAAGCACCAATGGCTGCATTATGGAGAATTCAATTCAAATTCAAAGCTggagaacgaaagaatattGCGTGTTCTGTAACTAACAGTAAATTACAGACGTAGCAACTTTGTGTTTCATAAAAACCTGTACCCTTCGACAATggcaaacgaaaaagaagatacaatTATACATGATGAGTGTGTGGACATCTTGTCTGATGTTCCATCCGAATTTCAAGATTGTGGGGAACTAGAAGACATTACCtcttcagaaaaagaaaatgaggcAATATCTTCGGATGAATCTGAAATATGTAGACAGAAAATTCGGCGAACACTACCGTTATCAAGTGATATAGAAGAATCAGACGAAGATAACAGTAGACAGTAGTCAGATTTTGATTTACTAAGAAACAATAATGCTTTCGAAGGATTTTCTGGTCCTAATGTACTTCCCAGAGATACAAACAATATCGAGGATGTCGTGGAACTATTTATAGGGAACGACTTGTTTGAATTTATTAGTACCGAAACGAATTTATTAGTACTATGATCAAAATTCCACTAGGAGGAAGCCCGATAAAAAAGTGCAAAATTTTTCAGTGTTACGGCAGTCGAACTAAAAAAATGGTTTGGACTGATTATTCTTATGGGAATCGTTAAAAAATCAAGGATTGAAGATTATTAATCGACAAATCCACTTTTGGAAACACCAATATTTGGTAAAATGATGTCCCGCAATAGATTTCggcaaatattatcgtttttatatttctcggataatagaaaaatatctacCAATGCCGACCGGCTGTTCAAAGTACAAggtataattgattattttacaaaaaagttTCAAGAAAACTTCAATCTtggtaaaaatattacaatagatGAAGGAATGATACCATGGCGTAGGCGATTGAtttttaaagtttataacccttcaaaaattataaagtacGGTATACTTGTCCGGATGCTCTGTGATTCCGTTACAGAATATATTTCGcgttacaaaatatattctgGCATTAAAAAACCTTTAAAAGATACAGTGATAAaactattgaaaaatgttactgGAAAATGGCATCACTTGTATATGGAAAACTACTATAACAGTGTGGACTTGCGGAAGATTTGCTTACGAAGAAAATTCGCGTTCGTGGAACGCTGCGTAAGAATAGAGGATTACCGGCAAAATTGAAAAACTGCAAGCTAAATGTATTTGAAACCAACCATCAACGAAGAGGAGCAGTACTGGTGCAAGTATGGAAAGCAACGaagacgaaaataataacattttctatCAGACACAATGGCGGTTTAGTTGACACAGCAAAAAAATCCAGAAAAACCAATAGTACGATTAAAAAACCCGCATCTATTttggattataataaatatatgaaggGTGTAGATCGAGCTGATCAATCTTTGAGCTATTATCCTATATACCGGAAAACCATAAAATGGTCAAAAAAAGTAGCATTATACCTTTTCAATTGCGCTTTATACAATGCGTTCGTACTGCAACAACATTATACAGATTCCAAGAAACTCCACtttcatgattttttattgaaaatatgcgAATCTTGGATAAAAGATCATTCACCTGTTGGTGAAGAGAACTTGGAGGTCCCGAGTATATGGCGTGCTTCCAGTCGTGATTCAATCAACAGACTTTTCGGCCTCGTAAAGGAACACCAGCTGATACGTATTTCAGAAACCAACAACCGAAAACGCAGAAGGTGTCATGTGtgttataaaaacaaaaaaattaagagaacTAATTTAATCTGTAAATCTTGTGGAGTTGCGCTTCACTTTGGAGACTGCTTTGcttcgtttcatttaaaaaataaatactaagttttcaacaaaatatacataaatagataaacatgtaatacaaaaaaatcttgtacttatttacatatgtatacccTCACAATTTCGAGAAAATTGAGAAACAGGATTGAGACATGGGAACTGACGATAAGATTAGTAAACAAGAACCTCGGAAAACCGCCAGCGATAAGCGAAATTATGTAAGTCAGTTCCACTGGAGCGACACGAAAAAATCTAGATTAGACGTGCGGACGGCATAGTGTTATTAATACGAATTCATTCATATAAAGCTGTTTTCGCTTAATCaatgattttgttttatatcatGATCAAGATATTCATAAACGTTCCTTTGTTTATCACGAATTATTTCGTATGAATTCATTCATATACagctattttcatttaattaatgattttatttttttttccttaattaaaaatcagaGAATTCAATGAGTTCATAAATGTTCTATCGGTTATTACCAATAATTTCCTACGAATTTATTCGCATACAGCTGTTTTGATTTAATcagtaattttgttttttaatatgatcaGAAAATTCAAAGATTTCATAATTGTTCCTTTGgttattactaataattttgtatgaaTTCATTTATCTAAACCAGTTTCCATTTAATCGTGATGTCTAGGAAACATGGAACGGAGtcttgttaaattaataatcaatgcAGCTGTACAACATCGAACCATTTGTCGTATCGTTTTTAGGAATGAGAAtatgaatagagagagagaaagagagagagagagagagagcgaggagGGGGtggtgagggagagagagagagagagagagagagagagagatctcatTTAGTTTCATTTCGTATTTGCCATTAATAAAGAGAACCTTTCacgatttatcattttaacgtAGAAAAACATTCTCACGATCGCGATTCTTTGTGTTTATGAGAACTTTTTCGTTATACGTTATCGAAactatatacagggtgtcgcaatataataatttcttatgtatcttacaaaataatttctcaagTTTCTCATGCGATGTTATTGTGAcgcatttgttattatattaattatattattccgtATCGTGACATTAGTTTATTGTCGTTCATTGTTCACGATtagatttaaatttcattcgaaagatgatgaaaagattttcttgtaaatgaaaataaataaaaaatatcatatccTCTATTCAAATTGAAATTCACGAACGCTTACGACGATTCCGATTtcgaaataacgaaattaaaaatttcgagaTCGTCCAAAtacgagaaaaatagaaaggaaggaaaaaagaaagggaaaacaaaaaaatcgcGGAATAGTTACAACGTCGTTCAAGAATTTTTTCCAATtggagcaaaagaaagaaaaaaaaactttgagacatcctttatatatcatcTTGAGGAGCGATTCCTTTCGTGTGTCTTTGCCCGGAGGCTCTTCGATGCTGTAGATATgatagaagaataaaaataagagaaagaaaatagaagaagaaagaagacgaaagaagaataaagaataaaagagaataagaagagaagagaggggaaaaaaggagcATAGAATTATTTACCGTAGCTACGCCTGCAACTCGTGAAATGTAATGCGGAATAATGTTTTACATCGTTTCGTGAGGATAGGTATCCCAGCTAACTCCTATCTCAGCCACCAATCCTTTCCGTTTCATCCTATCCAACTTCACACCGTCCCAACCCCCTTCATCTTGTCACTCTCGTTAAAGCTTTAAGTTCACTTCGTAGAAAACCGCGAACTTACGACGATATGAATTTTGCAACGTTAGGACGTATGCCCGGTACATTCATCATCTCACTTTTTATCCCTTCCACTATCCCCTCACCACAGCCACCATCTCATCCTATTCACTCCCTTAGAATACATTCTTAAAGTGGCTAGCTGCCAATAAGTTAATTTGAACTGATCATTTgtgaataagaaataatacaggctatattttttgtaatgatATTCTTACTTCGAGAATGATAAAGGACATTTTTTGTTGGAACGTTATTGCATCGTAAACTTTCACAAAATTGACAAATTTCgatttgcatttttttctttttcgtttttactttttttttctttctctttttcttttctactactctttctctttcttacttacgccgttttataaattaatgatttttgaGAACatgttattcttctttttccctttttaatttatttatctttttttcctttttcgaaaTATCTACACGATAGCAAATAAGTAcgaattaagattatttttttatattttttatttttttattttattatctatatttcctAAATTTGTCCTTAATACGTCGATGATTATCATTCATGAGCAAATGGTAACAATCCTTGAAACCATAAAAGATTtttgtgatttttattttgacaaaaaaaagagaaataataaacgatcgaaTAGAACGACTCTTACATTATCAGTTTTAGTTtatggaaaattatttatttagaataaatgaaataataaatttgttttattaaaattattttatttataattttatttaaatgttacattttttaattcgtaatatttgtagattaatataaataaattaatttaatttgaataataaaaattttattttctatttttttatctttattctagtaattaattaattaattaattaattaatggaattattaaaatgatcaagtggtaattatgttttaagattataattaatattttgcagataacttttaaaatgtttcttGTGACTAAAATTTCAGATGAAAGCAACAcatttttagatttaaatttttttttgaagaatcaaaccaaatttattcgtaattcAGATctcgaattttataaaaaaataaaaacttgacTTAACTGGACATAATCagataataatctaaaataaaaatcgtagataatgatcaataatagttatcaaaaattttcgtttctattaaaaaatagaataataaaactacgaatagaaaagatttatattaaaatttaatttcttattagcGATCATTTCGCTCGTTTTTATCCTAAATTTAAAGGTGAAcaatcatatatgtatgtatataattatataatatttgtaacaaattaaattttctgacgagttatatcaaaataatgataaacgaGGGTAAGACTCATTGTCACGGTCCTTatgatgttttattattataattttatgaaattttcttaaaaatttcacATATCTTCACCGTAAACGAAATCAAGTTGTTAAGAGCAACCAAATATATAATCCGTAAAATGTACACACAgtcagacagacagacacacacacacacagagggtgagagagagagggatagagatacagtcacaataatttataatgacaagcttataataatgaaaactcAATTGTCGATCTTCcaagataatatatacaaaaatcttGTACATTTTGATTAAACAACCagttaaaaagtaaataagacATTCAAAGATCGATTCGTGAAAATAAACGTAGGAATCATCGAAAGATACATAACGTTTTCATTTACCCTccatttttttcatgattatACATTTGTACATTACTTCCGCGGAcacatatttacgtatatatatatatatatatatatatatatatatatatatatatatatacatagtgtGATGtccttctatatatatgtgtgtctatTCACTGTAAATAGCTCGCATTTATTCTTACATCTTATGAGAAGAGTTACGTGATAAAATCTGCGAACGTATACAAAGGTAACGTGTTTATTTGGATATGTACACGTAGAATTCCCCAAGAGTATAGTATAGAGAATGTTTATATTAACGAATAAtctcatttttgtttgtttatttacgtatataaacaATGCGAAAAATAGATGGGTCAAATAAAAACAGATGTTAACGTATATCACGTAATATGACTAGActatgtttgtttttttcaagatAGAGGGAGGAGATTGTGAAATTATACATGTTAATTAGAATATTTGTCAGAAATCTATAAAAAGGACGattgtttctttataaaactgttatctttcattattaatacctTTTACGtcacttatttcattttcttttatttgtcatatataaattaaactgtattaataatttactagATGATatacttgatatatatatatatatatatatatatatatatatatatatatatatatatatatataatgaagttGAATCTAAGAATTTAGTTTTACGAGAATGAAAAACAGTTTTACATAATGAGAATgaagtaattttattactagacacattttctaattttttctttaattctctctttatctcgtcCGAATTGAAAGTCTCAAAGTGTAGCAGGATTCCCAAGTGATTATGGTACGGCGCTATTGTTCGTATATTTCCCCTTTccctacttttcttttctgttgctttcttttatttcttttttctttttttttctttttcatccattATAATCCGAAAGAGGTTTAAATCTAAATGAGTTCGTCGTTTTTCCATAAAGCATAGGAAAAACTCGCGAACTATAAGCTGTAGCTGTCTCGTTGGACGGTCTATGCGTCCAGGAGGTATTTAACGTAAGGCCCATTAAACGGAAAACTTGGACATTGCTCTCTATAAGGAGGTCACATTTTAAAATCTTACTTCTGACCTTATCtctttatgaataataatataaagaacaatatagaaatagaaaaaatgatataaaaaaatagtttttttttaaaaccacgtttagtattatatatgttattatattgtttaaaatcaatgctaagaaaaaaacaaagtgtTCTATGtgttactatttttttcttttctttttaatttaaatttgaatcgataattctttttaacgcgaatatatatatatatatatatatatatatatatatatatatacatatgcagttttcccttttttgtttattaaaactAATTGTTACGGAAatgtcgatttttattttcgataaaatatttaaaaaaaagagggagagaaagaaaaaagaaagaaaatatcttcgtGAGTGAAATCatgatatttgatataattacatGGAAGTAAGCGTTTAACGAGTCTGGCTTTAATTACGTGAAACTTTTAGaatgaaatttcgaattttacaacaaatattttaagttaTTTGCAATTCGATAATACCGTAATAAATTATCTGATAGGAAGAACAAacaggaataaaaaagaaagatttttcgaatttattaataaatcgtgttgaatattattatttaaaaattaatttcggtTAATAAATgagatgttatttttatttatatcgtaaaattcattatatcgtttttacttttttttttgaacgtttTGGAGCGATTACGGAAAGGAGTCATACAATTTATCTAATTGAAAACCATCGAGCATGTCACAAATGGATTTTGTTACGCCTGAGGTATGTTGTAAAGGGATTTGTCCTTAGTATGAGACTAACGAAAGAGAACAAACATTTCATTTAATGACAGCATCTgcttttataagaaaatcggtattaatattttacgaatagATTGTTTGTTCAATTTCGTGTCAATGGATTTTACCGaggaaagagaattttatcgttaataaaagtttatatataaaaatttatatataaaaaaagaggaaaacttCTCACACTTTCATTTGTCAGGATTTaactaattcatttttatttcctctaatctttttctatttgatcTTAAAATCATGGATTATGAAagattattcgataatatttattttctcagaaggaaaagattatttctcaaatagtaattatattgaaatttttttcgaaatgaaaaatttcattattatttattcttatattaattGCAATAACTTAATTGCTTCATTCACTTTTAAAGCAAACTACATTATAAGCCAGgctaaatatatttctgttaaatttgtcttttatttctgGCCAAAATATGTTTCAAATGTTTCGagtagaaagaatgaaaaaaaatataaacaaggaaagaaaaagacaaataggaaagaaaaagaaaaaaataaatatttacgacaCGAGCGGTACTTGTATCCGAGCCAGTGCGAGTGCTTCACATTGCCTACTTCGCTAAACTTACTAATAGCAAACTAAATAAACATTACAAGTATACAAACCACCTttagaacttttttttataaacaacgatacgttttttcttctccttgttttcttcatttttttttctttttcttgtactttttcacttttttcttttgctgataacgttttattttaaagactTCTTTGTCAAAGAAAACATTACTTTTTTGTCAAAGTTACGTACCTTTTTAATGTCAGAATTATGTTTTACAAGTAGAAAaactcttatatatttttataatgctttcagttaaagaattatatatatatatatatatatatatatatatatatatatatatatatatatatatatatatatatatataagaaacgacaatttacgtttattattcacaCTGGTTAAATTTTATACTACACTCCCGTGCTACTTCTCTCGTCTACGTTCTATTTCTTACTGCCCGTTTCTGTCTCAAATTTTAACGGCTCGATTTGTAGgtaacaaaagaatttgtagataacaaaagacaaaggaaGGGCGGGGCAAATCTACCTGAAgtaagtatactttctttacatatatatatatatatatatatatatatatatatatatatgtaaagaaaaaaataaatgtaaaaaatgtaaaaaaatgtaaaaaaaatatatgtaaaaaaaaatatgtatatatatatatattaaaacatattttatttcaatagttttctttttgtaatatttataaacgaatgctttctttacgttttagatattttcaaaaataacaGACCCCGACATATATCTGATCTTAACATAGCGGTCTTAACAACCTGATTAAAATTGAAgctaaatttaaatattatttacattatgtaCATTCTACATTATATTAGTAAAGATTAAaaacaaagta
Protein-coding regions in this window:
- the LOC124956838 gene encoding piggyBac transposable element-derived protein 4-like — encoded protein: MANEKEDTIIHDECVDILSDVPSEFQDCGELEDITSSEKENEAISSDESEICRQKIRRTLPLSSDIEESDEDNRFSGPNVLPRDTNNIEDVVELFIGNDLKISTNADRLFKVQGIIDYFTKKFQENFNLGKNITIDEGMIPWRRRLIFKVYNPSKIIKYGILVRMLCDSVTEYISRYKIYSGIKKPLKDTCGLAEDLLTKKIRVRGTLRKNRGLPAKLKNCKLNVFETNHQRRGAVLVQVWKATKTKIITFSIRHNGGLVDTAKKSRKTNSTIKKPASILDYNKYMKGVDRADQSLSYYPIYRKTIKWSKKVALYLFNCALYNAFVLQQHYTDSKKLHFHDFLLKICESWIKDHSPVGEENLEVPSIWRASSRDSINRLFGLVKEHQLIRISETNNRKRRRCH